From the Bacteroidota bacterium genome, the window TCCAGGTTATACTTATGTTAAAGTTGGACATAACCTGTCTATGCTCAGTCCTTTTGAATGACTAAATATTTAGATGCACTCCAGAATTTTTCAGGATTGACGATGCTTAAATTGAGAATTCTTTTTTTGTTTTTCATATCTGCATCCAATACATAGGAATCTATAGGATGTGTAGTAATTAGTTTCATATTGCTGTTAACTTCTATAGTGGTGGTTTGTGTATAATCAATACGAGTAAATTTATTGTTATCAATGGTGCTGCTCAACTTTGAAGTTTTACCCATTCCAAGTAATCCGCCGTTGCGGTCAATAATTTTTGCATCTTTTAGGTATTTTGATTCGGCAACCAAATAGTAAGCAGTATGCAACGCCATTGTTTCTTCAGCAATGGTTTGCGACTTAACCATACTCTCTTCTGTTATAATACTAAGGGCTGTTTGCAGATCATTAACTTGTGCATTTAGATTGAATAGTTTCTCGTTCATTGCAATTAATTCAACATCCTTTTGAGCTAATTGATTGTTTAGTGTAGCAATTGCTTTAGCTAGTTCCGCATTTTTGTTAGAAGAGTTTCGGAATTTGCGCTTCATTTCAGCTAATTTTTTTCGGTTCTCCTCCATTAATAAGTTAATAGCATAAATGCCATCATTGATGCGTGTGCGTTGACTCGGTTTTAAATCACCTTGTTGTTGAGTACTTACAGTAATAAGTTGTTGGCGTGCTGTAACCGAATCGAGGTTGCGTTCAACTTCATTGAATGAACTAATAAAATCAGTAATTGAAGCATCGCGATCAGTTACCAGATTCTTAAGCGAGTCGTTATCGGATTTTGATTTTTCGAGTGCTGCTTTATCGAGATTAGCTTGTGTGCATGCCGACAATAGTAAAGCTACAACAGCAATAAAGAGATAATTTTTCATAAGATTATTTTGGTTTAAGTGATCATTAATAATTCAAACATTGAATAGTTGAGCAAAAGAACCAGCAAAAATTTTGTAATGCATTATAGATTAAAACTGGTATTTTATAAAGTTCACACATGAAGTATTTTTATTTTCTATCTATTCTACAGTTGGATTGTGTCATTATCCCAGAAAAATTAGTTTCGAAAATGGAATTCACTTTTTAAAAATTAGTTCATACAATTTGATGTGTCAGTAATTACGAAATTCAATTTTCGATTACTTGATTATTCATTTCTGGGCTGATGGTACGCAAACCCCATACTTCAATTTTTGTTTTTTCATTGTCAACTGCTCGTATTGTTTCATAAACAAATTTTATTTTTAATAAATCTCTTTGAAAACTGCATAATCCAAACACTTTTGTTTCATTACCTGCCTTCATTTCTGTACTTACATCAATCACCTGTCCATTACCTCCAGCATAAGAAAGTTCTAATGCATATAAGTTTAGTTCAGACTCTTTTAGCAATACTTTAATTGCTGTATATCGATCATTTCCAGTTATTACAATATCGTCACGGTTGCGGTTATCACCTACTGTTTTATCAGCAATTTTTGACCATTCCCATTTATCGCTTACTAAGTCAGAATTAATTTGGGCAGAGATTTTTGTAAAGCAAGTGGCAAGGACAAATAAGGAAATGAGTTTAATTTTTTTCATGATTTCTAAAATTAGAGTGTTTATAATTCGGTAATTAATCTGAAACAAAGTTGAGATGTATTGCAGTAACATCACTTATATAAAATTTGTGTTTACTTGCATGTTTCACATTCTGCAACCTTGGTATTATTAGCACTTAATATGAATTTGGAAAGTACAAGCATGGCAATTTTTGCAAAAAGGTTGTTTTATTATTCCAAAACTAACAGCTTGAAAGGACTATAGTCAATAGGATACAGTAACTTATTGGTTAAGTTATTTTTGTTACCAAAGTATATAGTATTTACAATAGGATTTTAGTTCGTTAATGTAGATTTATTGAGGTATAACGAATTTTTTTAGTTTGATTTTTAAGGTGAAGCAAAATAAAAATGCTTATGAATTAATCGTGAGATTCTTATACCTATGTCCTGCTAAGTATCTTTTATGCTTTAATTTAGTTTTAATTATACAAGGAATTGATTCGACTTACTTTCCGGACCTTCCCAACTGTAAGGGTGGGATTTTATACAAAGAAGTGTTTAGAAGCAATTTTATTATGCATAAATTAGCTTATTATGAAAAGCGCTTATTTAAAATAAAGTAATTCCTTTTGGGAAGTGCTATGTTATAGATTATTGGAAGAGTAAATTATCAATTACAGGATATAAAATCTCTATTTAGATTGATGTAATTTCAGCTAGAGCGAATATAAATTACAAATTATTTAACAAATAAAAAACCGCTTCACATTTCTGCAAAGCGGTCAACCAACCAGAAAAAAGGTGTTAATTTTTATCTGCGTTTGTTTTGTATCCCCATACTTCAACCAGTGCTTTTTCACTGTGTTGATCGGCAAGTGTTTTATATACAAAAACAATTTTCTTAATGCTTCTTTCGCCACCATTTAACTCCACAATAGGACTTTCGGTGCCCATCATAATTGGATTATTAATACTAATACTTTGATTGTCACCGCTTGTATAAAACACTTCAATGCTTTTTAAATCAATGGATGCAAATGCTGCGTAAAATTTTAGTGAAGCAAAGCGATCAGCTCCAACCACCATTATTTCATCATGGTCTAATTTCCAATTAATTGTTCGTTCTCCTATTTTATGCCATCCGGTTTTATCACTTAGCACTACGCCCGGCATTTCTATTGCTGATTTCACGGGTACTTCATTCGATTTTCTACCCCAAATTTCAACTGTTGCCTTTTCATCCTTTGCGTTTGAATTTGTGTTGTAAACAATTATAATTTTTTTAATAGCACGCTCTGTTCCCTTCAAGTCATAGGTTTTACTTTCGCCTGTTGGTTTAATAGGACTGCGAACTTCGATTACTTGCTTTGTATCGTTTTCAAAATATACTTCTAAATCATAAATATTAACTGAGGCTCCCTTCACAAATAGTTTTAATGATGCAAAACGGTCGGCACCCATTACAGTAAATTCGTCACGATCACGCTTGAAGTTTACACTTTTTTCGGAAATTTTATGCCAGCCGGTTTTGTCGTTGGTTATTACTTCTGGAGTTTGAGCCATGCTTCTGCCTACAAAAGCGAGAAGAAATAGGTAAGTAAGTTTTTTCATTATTGTTTAGTTTGGTTTGAATAGTATTCTGGCACAAAGGTGATAAAGCTCAACATCGGTGTTGTTATATAATCTAATCCAAACTTTATATGATTCACATTTAGCGGTAATTATTTGGGGATTGGGTTATAGTAAGAAGTAGTAGAATAGACTTTATTTTTTGCACTAATTATTTTTTTAACTCCATTAACCCATTTTTTGTAAGGTGTATTTGAATAGGTTTCTTTTTAGGATTCGAAGGTTCCAAGGTGGCCATTAAGGTAAATTGGTAAGCATAATTATCCTTATTTAGCAGTACTTGAAAGGCTGTTTTTATACTATTTTTTAGTGTTATATAAATGGGTAAACTCACCAGGGTTTCACTGTAAGGTTTAATCTTTATAGTTTGATTAAAATCACCACTGAGTTTTCCTTGCTTGCTTACCAACATGGTGTAATTCATTTTTTTAATGGATAGTGTAATTGGTCCGTGATTCGTTATTTTAATTGTTGCCTTAGCTCGAATGTATCGTAAACGAATTTTTTGGTAATCTACTCCAACCAATTCTAACTCGGGTGGTTGTGGCAGTTTAAGTTTAGCTTCCTTATGAATTGGCAATACAGAATTGCCTAACAAGGTTGAGTACTGAAGCGATACAAAAATTGAATAACTTGCGCTATCACTTTCTTTGCGAGCTTTCTTCAAGTCTTGTAAAATTATCCGATAAGGTATTTTTAAAGAAAAATCAATTGTATCAACACCGTTAGCTGGGAGTTTCATTCCAATGTATTTTTTGTTGTCCAAATAAATTTTGTTGAACAAGCTAATTTTGTAAGTTATGGGATCTACCGCTATTGAAATGGCAGAATTATTAGTTATTAATAGTTTGGTTTGAATGTAACTGGTGTCATCATCAACTTTTATTTCAAGTTTTCCAATTTGTTCAATCCCTGGAATGTAATTGGCAATTAATTTCACACGAAAAAAGTAAATACCAGCTCCTAACATACATAACATTATAATTACTACTAGCAGTATTCGAGCAGACTTATTTTTCATTCTTTTTAGCTTTAAAGAATCTACGCATCAAAATGTTTTGTTGAACAGCTTCAAATTCGTTGTCAATTAGTCGGAACTGCTTTCTTTATTTTATTATTGATGAAGGGAGTATGTTGATTCTTCTTTCTTATCCATTTGAACTTTTTTCTTGGTGAAGCATTATTTAAAACATTCAATTCGCGATAAGCTTTGAGTAATGATTCTGTAAATTCTGAGGTATAATCTATTTGGTAAAATGAAAAACCATTGTAAGGAATAACTGTTTTTCCGGACATAAAATTTATTTGTGAACTAACACCTATGCTGCTAAAAACACTAAGAAATGCTTTTTTTCTAGTTTCTTGTAATTGTGCATAATATTGATCTAATTCAACTACACTAACAAAACCAGCACATTTATCCTGTATGGTAAACAGTAAACTGTCTTTAATTTGGTGGTTAAGGTAATTTACAAACTGTGGATCTTTAATCGACATTTTTGCGACCATATTAGAATCTGTTTCTGTATATGTTTTAGTATTAGTTGCAATTTTTGAACGATAGTATTTTTTCTTTGCTTCATATAGCAAGAGATATTCTTTCTCTTTAAGTGTGTAATTTTGTGGTGTAATGCTAAGTGAAGCATCCGGATTATCTTTCAAGAATTCGGCAAGGCGTTGGAGAAAATGAAGTTGATTGGAATTCATTTTGCTAGTAATCATTTCCCAGTTAAAGGCTAGCGATTTCTCAATTTCTTTTTCAATGTTTCGAACTTGTATGCGGTAAGGAGTAGTTGCCGGTTTCACAAATATATTGGTAGCAACATCAAAAATTACATCACGCAAATGAAAGTTAGGTTTCGTTAAATTTCCGGTAATAGGAATTTCATAGTCAATAACATTTCCACGTTCACGCACTAATGCCATAATTACCCGCATAGGTATCCACTGAGTTCCTTTGTTTAACAAACGCGAACTAATACGAGGATCAATCACAGTTAGGTGGTTATTGCTGTTTATTTCACCGTTTCGTACTGTCCATTTACCCTTTAATTCAAGAGTTCCACGATCAAGAGGGAAGGAGGTATAGGAAATTAAATAGGGGTTGAAAAGTGTAGCCGGAAGCTTTTCAAATTGATATTCAAGTTCAAAATCGCTGCTGTCTTTGGGATTTATACTCAATGTAACTGAACCATTTCCGAAAGGTTTTATTCCTGAAACCAATACAACACTCACTCGTTTATGGTTTTTGTCAATTGAGTCAGCAAACGCATTTATAGGGCTTAACCCAATTGCGAATTTTTCGCTTGTTGAATAATCGTTGAAACGAAGGTCTCCTTTATAAACAACAAGTCGGTTGATTTTATAATTGCTACGAAAGAAATTTTTTGCAAGTACTTTCACATAACGCGCGATTTCAATTACAAGGTTAAATTCGGTTTTATCGGCAGCAGCTTCAGTAATTTTCGATCCCTTTTTACCAAACATAGTTTGAACATTATCTAGCTTATCGTAACGTTCGTATAAAAAGAATGGATGCGTAATTGCTATTGAATCAAAAAGGTATTTATGATGTTTCGGACTCAGTTCGTTTATGGCCAATATTAATTTGTCAAACGATGCATAATCTTCTTTCGGGTTTTTACCAAAATGAAAATCGTTAAAAGAGAGTTGACCTCTGGCGCTAATATTTTCTTGGTCTTTAAAGTTTCCTCTAGCTTTTATTTCTGCATCTAGGTTAGCTCGAAAGCTCCCATAATTACTAATATCCTTTAAGTATTGCTGAACAAAGTCCAAATCATACTTGGCAATGCTTGCATGTAACCGATAATTTAGGTTTTCAAGATTTATGCTGCAATCACCTTTTGCATTGCCACTTCCAATTCCTGCAGTAAATGAAAATGTAGCCTCCAAACTGTCTTTATTCCACCACTTTCCTGAACTTGTAATGTTTACATTTTTGATAAAATAGTGAATCTGAATGTGCTGTTCGTAATAGTGAAATTCTCCGTTGTTAATTTGAATATTTAATACATTAAAATGAATCGGAGATTTTCTTTTTGATGTGTGTGACTTAGGT encodes:
- a CDS encoding DUF748 domain-containing protein: MTHKVKKSILISVGVLFSFVFLVVLFVSPITKFLVEKYDTKFIGREIKMDWAYVNPFTGYIYFSKVRISELDADSSFISIDNLMANFALWKLFKGTYEINEITLNRPKANIIQNKKALNFDDLIKLFQPKSHTSKRKSPIHFNVLNIQINNGEFHYYEQHIQIHYFIKNVNITSSGKWWNKDSLEATFSFTAGIGSGNAKGDCSINLENLNYRLHASIAKYDLDFVQQYLKDISNYGSFRANLDAEIKARGNFKDQENISARGQLSFNDFHFGKNPKEDYASFDKLILAINELSPKHHKYLFDSIAITHPFFLYERYDKLDNVQTMFGKKGSKITEAAADKTEFNLVIEIARYVKVLAKNFFRSNYKINRLVVYKGDLRFNDYSTSEKFAIGLSPINAFADSIDKNHKRVSVVLVSGIKPFGNGSVTLSINPKDSSDFELEYQFEKLPATLFNPYLISYTSFPLDRGTLELKGKWTVRNGEINSNNHLTVIDPRISSRLLNKGTQWIPMRVIMALVRERGNVIDYEIPITGNLTKPNFHLRDVIFDVATNIFVKPATTPYRIQVRNIEKEIEKSLAFNWEMITSKMNSNQLHFLQRLAEFLKDNPDASLSITPQNYTLKEKEYLLLYEAKKKYYRSKIATNTKTYTETDSNMVAKMSIKDPQFVNYLNHQIKDSLLFTIQDKCAGFVSVVELDQYYAQLQETRKKAFLSVFSSIGVSSQINFMSGKTVIPYNGFSFYQIDYTSEFTESLLKAYRELNVLNNASPRKKFKWIRKKNQHTPFINNKIKKAVPTN